From Candidatus Poribacteria bacterium, one genomic window encodes:
- a CDS encoding DUF3368 domain-containing protein translates to MPEKPVISNTSPLVGLWTLNLFPLLRELYTEVLIPEEVRGEFFAIETEVREAALKSAPWIRTVRLRNPENIATHAEVDLGEAAVFVLAQERDARLVILDDRDARQYAERIGLPFTGTVGLLLEAKESGFIDAVAPLLDVLLENGVRLSPSLIRDALQQAGETS, encoded by the coding sequence GTGCCAGAAAAGCCAGTCATCAGTAATACGAGTCCCCTTGTCGGTCTTTGGACTCTCAATCTTTTCCCCCTATTGCGGGAACTCTACACTGAAGTATTAATTCCAGAAGAAGTTCGAGGTGAATTTTTCGCGATCGAAACGGAAGTTCGCGAGGCAGCACTTAAAAGTGCGCCGTGGATTAGAACTGTCCGTTTGCGTAATCCAGAAAACATAGCAACGCATGCGGAAGTTGATCTGGGTGAAGCTGCAGTTTTTGTCCTTGCCCAAGAGCGCGATGCACGTCTCGTGATTCTTGATGATCGGGATGCCCGACAATACGCCGAACGCATAGGATTGCCCTTTACTGGCACGGTTGGTCTTTTGCTGGAAGCAAAGGAAAGTGGGTTTATTGATGCGGTTGCACCACTTTTAGACGTGTTACTGGAGAATGGGGTACGTCTAAGCCCATCACTCATCAGGGATGCATTACAACAAGCCGGGGAAACGTCTTGA
- a CDS encoding DUF4926 domain-containing protein: MKLLDTVALVEDMPTLNLYRGQVGTIVEEYESGVFEVEFSDLEGRTYALETLQASQLMLLQYERLDERKST, from the coding sequence ATGAAATTACTTGATACCGTTGCCCTTGTAGAAGACATGCCAACTCTCAACTTATACCGCGGACAGGTCGGTACCATTGTTGAGGAATATGAATCCGGCGTATTTGAAGTTGAGTTTAGCGATTTGGAAGGCAGGACGTATGCGTTAGAGACACTACAGGCATCGCAACTCATGCTTCTACAGTATGAACGCCTTGACGAGCGAAAATCCACTTAA